In Methanobacteriales archaeon HGW-Methanobacteriales-1, the following are encoded in one genomic region:
- a CDS encoding arsenite S-adenosylmethyltransferase has translation MQEKEIKEFVKNRYSKIAKKENSSCSCCSGADSVTEQAQAVGYSTEELKSIPEEAVFGLGCGNPTALAEIQEGETVLDLGSGGGIDVFLAANKVGDEGKVIGVDMTPDMIETAIKNAQKGGYTNVEFKLGEIENLPIEENTIDVIISNCVINLTPDKNNAYHEVYRVLKPGGRILVSDLVTEGFLPEEIKRSFQAWSECIGGAMEKQDYLSTIKKAGFKEVEIIGQRLFTEPNMDERLIGKITSIQLKAVK, from the coding sequence ATGCAGGAAAAAGAAATCAAGGAATTCGTAAAAAACAGGTATTCCAAAATAGCAAAAAAAGAAAATTCCTCTTGTTCATGCTGTTCAGGAGCAGATTCCGTTACTGAACAGGCTCAGGCAGTAGGATACAGTACCGAAGAACTTAAAAGTATTCCTGAAGAGGCCGTATTTGGTTTAGGATGTGGAAACCCCACTGCACTGGCCGAAATTCAGGAAGGGGAGACCGTGCTGGATTTAGGTTCCGGTGGAGGTATAGATGTTTTCCTGGCAGCCAATAAAGTGGGAGACGAAGGAAAAGTCATTGGAGTGGACATGACTCCGGATATGATTGAAACTGCCATTAAAAATGCCCAAAAAGGTGGATACACCAATGTGGAATTTAAATTAGGTGAAATCGAAAATTTACCAATTGAAGAGAATACCATTGATGTTATAATCAGTAACTGCGTCATAAATCTAACTCCAGATAAAAATAATGCTTATCACGAAGTTTACCGGGTTTTAAAACCTGGAGGAAGAATTTTAGTCTCTGATTTGGTTACTGAAGGTTTCCTTCCTGAAGAAATAAAAAGAAGTTTCCAGGCCTGGTCTGAATGTATTGGTGGGGCCATGGAAAAGCAAGATTATTTAAGTACCATTAAAAAAGCCGGTTTTAAAGAAGTAGAAATAATAGGACAGCGTTTATTCACCGAACCTAATATGGACGAACGTCTTATAGGAAAAATCACCAGTATACAACTCAAAGCCGTGAAATAA
- a CDS encoding pyridine nucleotide-disulfide oxidoreductase yields MKIVVIGGGAGGLSTASNIRKYDENAEITVITRDEHIAYSPCAIPYVLCGEVDCFENIIMHEPEDYLERNINVITQAEVVEVKEVENTIKYHIQEGKNVAEKVLEYDYLVIATGGSPFIPPMEGCYLDGVFKIRTIKDGQQIMGWAEKSKKAIVVGAGLIGLEIAFGLKNMGLDVTVTEMLPQIVPRSLDPDMAKIVQNYIEKKGINVILGTPIEKITGETQVEGAIFGDEVEIEADMVILATGVRPETTMAKMAGCNLGRWAIEVNEKMQTSVQNIYAVGDCVEVYDAITGHNTQSPLGSTAVRQAKIAARNIVGIDAQFNPVLNSMVSQVGNLEFGAVGLTKTAALQNGIKVISGKSKALTKARYYPGAKRIDVKMICDMKGRIIGCQIIAEERVAERVDTMSLAIAQEMTCSQLANTEFSYAPPVSMVIDPIILAAEDACAKLQRLHKRKENKKDSNPNNSNNLKS; encoded by the coding sequence ATGAAAATAGTAGTAATTGGTGGAGGAGCCGGTGGGCTTTCCACAGCTTCCAACATACGTAAATACGACGAAAATGCTGAAATAACCGTTATAACTCGGGACGAGCACATAGCATACTCTCCATGTGCGATACCCTATGTATTGTGTGGGGAAGTAGATTGCTTTGAAAATATAATCATGCATGAACCAGAGGATTATCTGGAGCGGAATATCAATGTTATAACTCAAGCTGAGGTAGTTGAGGTAAAAGAAGTGGAAAATACCATAAAATACCACATTCAAGAGGGCAAAAATGTCGCTGAAAAGGTATTGGAATATGATTATCTGGTAATTGCCACGGGTGGATCTCCTTTTATTCCACCTATGGAAGGGTGTTACCTGGACGGAGTTTTCAAAATCCGAACCATTAAAGATGGACAACAAATAATGGGGTGGGCTGAAAAAAGCAAAAAAGCTATTGTGGTAGGGGCCGGATTAATTGGTCTGGAAATTGCTTTTGGACTTAAAAATATGGGATTGGATGTCACCGTGACAGAAATGCTTCCTCAAATTGTTCCCCGCTCCCTGGATCCAGATATGGCCAAAATCGTACAAAATTACATTGAAAAAAAGGGAATAAATGTAATTTTGGGAACCCCTATTGAAAAAATCACGGGAGAAACCCAAGTGGAAGGTGCTATATTTGGTGATGAGGTAGAAATTGAAGCGGATATGGTAATTTTAGCTACTGGAGTGCGACCAGAAACTACCATGGCTAAAATGGCTGGCTGTAATCTGGGAAGATGGGCCATTGAAGTCAATGAGAAGATGCAAACCTCAGTTCAGAATATATATGCTGTAGGTGACTGTGTAGAAGTTTATGATGCTATAACTGGCCATAATACTCAATCTCCTTTAGGATCCACTGCAGTAAGGCAGGCTAAAATTGCGGCCAGAAATATTGTGGGAATTGATGCCCAATTTAATCCGGTTTTGAACTCCATGGTATCACAGGTAGGTAATCTGGAGTTTGGGGCAGTAGGGCTTACCAAAACTGCAGCCTTACAAAACGGTATAAAAGTAATTTCCGGCAAAAGTAAGGCCCTTACCAAGGCCCGTTACTATCCGGGAGCAAAAAGAATTGATGTAAAAATGATCTGTGATATGAAAGGACGAATCATAGGTTGTCAAATCATCGCTGAAGAGCGAGTGGCCGAAAGAGTGGACACCATGTCTCTGGCCATTGCCCAAGAAATGACCTGTTCGCAACTGGCCAATACAGAATTTTCTTATGCTCCTCCAGTTTCCATGGTGATAGACCCTATAATTCTGGCGGCAGAAGATGCTTGCGCTAAACTGCAACGTTTACATAAAAGAAAGGAAAATAAAAAAGATTCCAATCCTAATAATTCGAATAATCTTAAATCTTGA
- a CDS encoding DUF998 domain-containing protein has product MTNNTQDSSNKLNSARAGLLFFLAGSIILMGIITAEAFYPDKYTYTTSDSIISDLGATEPPNSIITQPSATIFNFIMIISGILVILGAYFLFRTFSDPIAAVLVGLLGLGALGVGLFPGNINPQHPLFAMTTFISGGLSAIYTYRLINSPFKYLSVLLGITGLFFLFTASIFIPIIGGGGVERWVAYPIVLWLIGFGGYLIGFGSKENDSLGK; this is encoded by the coding sequence ATGACTAATAATACACAAGACTCTTCTAATAAATTAAATTCTGCTCGGGCAGGGCTTCTTTTTTTCCTGGCAGGTTCTATAATTTTGATGGGAATCATTACTGCTGAAGCTTTTTATCCAGATAAATACACTTATACCACATCAGATAGTATTATTAGTGATCTGGGAGCTACTGAACCACCTAACAGTATCATAACCCAGCCTTCAGCAACTATATTCAATTTTATCATGATTATATCTGGAATTTTAGTAATTTTAGGTGCTTATTTCTTATTTAGAACCTTTAGTGATCCGATAGCTGCCGTTTTAGTAGGATTATTAGGATTGGGGGCTTTAGGTGTAGGCTTATTTCCAGGAAATATCAATCCTCAGCACCCATTATTTGCTATGACTACTTTTATCAGTGGTGGTTTATCTGCTATTTACACCTATCGTCTGATTAATTCACCATTTAAGTATTTATCCGTTCTATTGGGAATTACTGGCCTGTTTTTTTTATTTACCGCAAGTATTTTCATACCAATAATTGGTGGAGGCGGTGTGGAAAGATGGGTTGCTTACCCCATTGTGCTGTGGTTGATCGGATTTGGAGGATATTTAATTGGTTTTGGGTCCAAAGAGAATGATAGTTTGGGTAAATAA
- a CDS encoding rubredoxin, with translation MKYHCEICSYIYDSKQGDPEQNIAAATDLEDLPSAWVCPQCGVGKENFYPMSEDSPVPPGEAPQNIMIMALTQSLWQICGRGSCAVTREIGKLFITQLKSQGITLDNKEHALEMVKDYFIQANKFARALDYEIKEDTVEMEVKNCRFFSTCSKLEDQSVLITTCPYSNTAAAALEEVSGFRYRIEKTQKDFGHHIILTPISEINRERTTKIKNKIKKLNEMAEEEFNHFI, from the coding sequence ATGAAATATCATTGCGAAATATGCAGTTATATATACGATTCAAAACAAGGTGACCCAGAACAGAACATTGCAGCCGCAACTGATTTAGAGGATCTGCCTTCTGCCTGGGTGTGTCCTCAATGTGGTGTGGGAAAGGAAAATTTTTATCCTATGAGTGAAGATTCACCAGTTCCTCCGGGAGAGGCCCCTCAAAATATCATGATAATGGCCCTTACCCAGAGCTTATGGCAAATATGTGGGAGAGGATCCTGTGCTGTCACCAGGGAGATAGGTAAATTATTCATTACTCAGTTGAAAAGTCAGGGTATAACACTTGATAATAAAGAACATGCTCTGGAAATGGTTAAGGATTATTTTATTCAGGCTAATAAATTTGCCCGGGCCCTGGACTATGAAATTAAAGAAGATACTGTAGAAATGGAAGTGAAAAATTGTAGATTTTTCAGCACATGTAGTAAGTTAGAAGACCAGTCCGTGTTGATTACCACCTGCCCCTATTCTAATACTGCTGCAGCAGCTTTAGAAGAAGTAAGTGGCTTTCGTTATCGAATAGAAAAAACTCAAAAAGACTTTGGTCATCACATAATACTTACTCCTATTTCTGAAATAAACCGAGAAAGAACCACTAAAATAAAAAATAAAATAAAAAAACTAAATGAAATGGCTGAAGAAGAATTTAATCATTTTATTTGA
- a CDS encoding rubrerythrin family protein translates to MEIINEHKIGICKGTDLEKAVAANFNGECQEVGMYLAMARLAQREGLPEIAETLKTIAWEEAEHASHFAELNGVIKTSLKENLEMMLEGETMANNEKKAAAKLAKECDIDPAHDFFDESSRDEGRHAKMLQGLLERYF, encoded by the coding sequence ATGGAAATTATAAACGAACACAAAATTGGAATTTGTAAAGGAACTGACTTAGAAAAAGCCGTGGCTGCCAATTTTAATGGTGAATGTCAGGAAGTAGGAATGTACCTGGCCATGGCCCGATTAGCCCAAAGAGAAGGACTTCCAGAAATTGCTGAAACCTTGAAGACCATTGCCTGGGAAGAAGCAGAACATGCATCGCATTTTGCTGAATTGAATGGTGTTATTAAAACTTCCTTAAAAGAAAACCTGGAAATGATGTTGGAAGGCGAAACCATGGCCAACAATGAGAAAAAGGCAGCAGCGAAACTGGCTAAAGAATGTGATATTGATCCGGCCCATGATTTCTTTGATGAAAGTTCTAGAGATGAAGGAAGACACGCCAAAATGTTACAGGGATTATTGGAGAGATATTTTTAA
- a CDS encoding MBL fold metallo-hydrolase — protein sequence MKAEATKITDGVYWVGVLDWDLRTYHGYTLNGTSYNAYLVFGKEKVALIDNAYPGKFPELYARIENAFQQEGKEVNIDLIVQNHVEKDHSGLLVELHKKFPQAPIYCTEIAIPGLLKHFPALEGAEFVKVGTGEALELGGKTLAFLEAFLLHWPDSMFTLLVEDGILFPNDAFGQHLCFPQRYDHEIPEYILMDATKKFYANLITPLSKLVLKKFQEVTDLGLLEQIKMIAPSHGQIWTDPMKVIGAYSEWATGKCEDKVTIIYDTMHSSTQKLAHSLAEGVMSEGVNVEIYYLHEDERSEIVKSILDSKAIALGAPTIYDEPFPSVGDLIYYLRGLKFDRTGRERLAVTFGSMGGQGGAPASLAKDLTDCGFNVKEQYEILYVPDQDELDAIFEVGKKLAQEVKTL from the coding sequence ATGAAAGCAGAAGCAACAAAGATTACTGATGGAGTATACTGGGTAGGAGTATTAGATTGGGATTTGAGAACTTACCATGGATACACCTTGAATGGAACCAGCTACAATGCATATCTAGTATTTGGTAAAGAAAAAGTGGCCTTAATTGACAATGCCTATCCTGGAAAATTCCCTGAACTCTATGCTCGAATTGAAAACGCCTTCCAGCAAGAGGGAAAAGAAGTTAATATTGACTTAATTGTTCAAAACCACGTGGAAAAAGATCACAGTGGATTACTGGTAGAATTACATAAGAAATTCCCACAAGCACCTATTTACTGCACAGAAATTGCGATTCCAGGTCTTTTAAAACATTTCCCTGCACTTGAAGGAGCAGAATTCGTGAAAGTAGGTACTGGCGAAGCTTTGGAACTGGGAGGAAAAACACTGGCCTTTTTGGAAGCTTTCCTATTGCACTGGCCAGACAGTATGTTCACCTTGCTGGTAGAAGACGGAATATTATTCCCAAATGATGCCTTTGGACAGCACCTGTGCTTCCCACAAAGATACGATCACGAAATTCCAGAATACATCCTGATGGATGCCACTAAAAAGTTCTATGCCAATCTGATTACACCATTATCCAAATTAGTTTTGAAAAAATTCCAGGAAGTCACTGATTTAGGATTATTAGAACAAATAAAAATGATTGCACCATCTCACGGTCAAATTTGGACCGACCCTATGAAAGTTATTGGGGCCTACAGTGAATGGGCCACTGGAAAGTGCGAGGACAAAGTCACCATCATATACGATACCATGCATTCCTCTACACAGAAACTGGCACATTCACTGGCTGAAGGTGTAATGAGTGAGGGAGTAAACGTGGAAATCTACTACCTCCACGAAGATGAGCGAAGTGAAATCGTTAAGTCTATACTGGACAGCAAAGCTATCGCTCTGGGTGCACCAACCATTTATGATGAACCATTCCCAAGTGTGGGAGACCTCATATACTATCTCCGAGGATTGAAATTCGACCGTACTGGAAGAGAAAGACTGGCAGTCACCTTTGGATCCATGGGTGGTCAAGGAGGAGCACCAGCCAGCCTGGCTAAGGACTTAACTGACTGCGGATTCAATGTCAAGGAACAATACGAAATATTATATGTTCCTGACCAGGACGAGCTGGATGCCATCTTTGAAGTGGGTAAAAAACTGGCCCAGGAAGTTAAAACATTGTAA
- a CDS encoding 4-vinyl reductase: MSENENKSPIKIFSTPKGLNVVKSPVKSIILSALREKELSFDEIVKVTGKSKSTVSVHLKALSQDGVIGSKTHPSDQRKKIFFINSRYIGELNQQEVREREEEKVEFLIKNLINKGDPFEFFRLMFHTLRVVMIKEGINLDPILNQTGMRIGEVFYRQLENKNTGELLKNLADFWVSNGLGRLEIENLNPITVRAYDCFECGLLPNVGESACALDAGILEAVFSAHLSKKIIVNEIKCYAKGDKYCCFVIESLDGLSEELSPD, translated from the coding sequence ATGTCGGAAAATGAAAATAAAAGCCCTATAAAGATTTTTTCAACTCCCAAAGGACTTAATGTAGTTAAAAGTCCTGTAAAGTCTATTATTCTTTCTGCTTTAAGAGAAAAGGAACTGAGTTTCGATGAGATAGTGAAAGTAACTGGAAAATCTAAATCCACCGTCTCGGTCCATCTCAAGGCCCTATCTCAAGACGGGGTAATTGGATCTAAAACTCATCCCTCAGATCAACGTAAGAAGATATTTTTTATTAATTCTCGTTATATTGGTGAATTAAACCAGCAAGAAGTCCGGGAAAGAGAAGAAGAAAAAGTAGAATTTCTTATAAAGAATTTAATAAATAAAGGGGATCCTTTTGAATTTTTCCGGCTCATGTTCCATACTTTAAGAGTAGTAATGATTAAAGAAGGCATAAATTTGGACCCTATTCTCAATCAAACTGGAATGAGGATAGGCGAGGTATTTTACCGGCAATTGGAAAATAAAAATACGGGGGAACTTTTAAAAAATCTGGCCGATTTCTGGGTATCCAATGGCCTGGGTAGATTGGAGATAGAAAATCTAAATCCTATTACGGTGCGGGCCTATGATTGTTTTGAATGTGGTCTTCTTCCTAATGTGGGTGAATCTGCCTGTGCACTGGATGCTGGAATATTAGAAGCTGTCTTTTCGGCTCATTTATCTAAAAAAATTATTGTTAATGAAATTAAGTGCTATGCTAAAGGAGATAAGTACTGCTGTTTTGTGATTGAATCTTTGGATGGGCTTTCTGAAGAGTTGTCTCCCGATTAG